The Phyllopteryx taeniolatus isolate TA_2022b chromosome 2, UOR_Ptae_1.2, whole genome shotgun sequence nucleotide sequence CAATCCAACGACGGATCATATCGAATGACACCGTGAGATATTTCCGCTCACAATCGGTGGAATCTGAGCAGCGCATAATCTGCACTCGGTATTAAAAAGGATGCCGATGACTTTTGTTCGAGCATTTAGGAGCACCTAAAAGGTACTTTTATGTAGATGATcaatatttccaatctttataGTGAAACCTCGAAAGCAGAATGTCCCTTTGATCACATCTGGATTGCTTTGTTTCAAATCCATCGCGGTGACGTATGAACTTGAAGTCCAAATAGTTGTGAACATTCGGCTTGGTGAGAGCGTCTTTATTTTGGGGCCCTTGAGACCCATTTTGGGATCACGCATACACGTTTCCAGCTCACCGCAACCGCTTCAATGTTCAATGTCAGCTTGTCAGAATGTCCAATTTTCCTGCACTCGATGTATCGCTGCTCTTCTCACCGGCGCACTTGTGCTTCTTCACCTTATACTTATCATTGAATCTTTTATCGCACACGCTGCAGCGAAACGGTTTGTCGCCAGCGTGCGATCTTACGTGTCTTTGCAAAGCGCCGCTTTGAGAGAAACTTTGAGCGCAAATTGAGCAGATGAACGGTTTCTCTCCCGTGTGCGTTCTCACGTGTTGAACCAATGTCTTCTGAACGGTAAAACGTCTGCCGCAGATCGAGCAGGAAAACGGTTTCTCCCCggtgtgcgttctcatgtgcCTCGCCAATCCTGCGGGGTGACCAAAACATTTGGCGCACACCGAGCAGGTAAACGGTTTCTCACccgtgtgcgttctcatgtggTGAACCAACGTTGAACGAACGTTGAAACTTGCGCGGCAGATGGAGCAGAAAAAGgctttttctccagtgtgtgttcttgcgtgtGTTTTCATGGCCACCTTCTGGGAGAAGGTTTTACCGCAGATTGAGCACGAAAAGGGCTTTTCGCCGGTGTGCGTTCTCACGTGTTTCGTCAGCGTCGAGTAATCACTAAAACATTTGCGGCACACCGAGCagcaaaaaggtttttctccagtgtgcttTCTTGTGTGCGTTATCATGGATCCCTTCTGAAAGAATCTTTTCCCACAAACTGAACACATGAAAGCTTTTTCTCCCGTGTGAATGACCACGTGTCTTCTGAGATTCCTCTTGTTGGTAAAAGTCTTGCCACACCGAGCGCATGTCAAGTGCGCGTCGCCAGCGCGACGTGTCGTATCACCTCGGGAGGGTTCGGCATCGTTACCGTCGGGAGGGTGTGACGTTATGCTGTTACGATCCACTAAGAGGCCTTCTGCTtgggatcctccacagtggtttCCACCACCTTCTTCAACGTcctcatcttcactcttcacacgGACGACAGTGAATGGAAAATCGGTGATGTGCTCCTCCTCTCCCTCCCGACCGATGCTGcgttcctcctcttcctctttaatgtccGGAGACTTCGGCTCCTCGGACTCTGCGTGCCGCTCCTCAGGATGAAGATCTTCGTCTCTGACATCTGCGGGACACCAGAAGACAAACACGCGGGGTTGGAAAAAGTCCGACGACGCTCATGCCGAGTGATATTACATCGGTGGAAGCAGCAACTAGGGATAATATCTTGCAGGAGGACGCATCTGAAATGCGCTAGGATGCCACCGGTGCCTCGCCTCAACAGGAATTTCGTACGTGACAGGCGGGGATGCAACAAGACCGCACGGATACTTCCAGCTAATTAATACGTAGCACTCGCCGTGGAAAATAAGACTGAGTAAAGAAAGACAAGGAGGCAACGGGGTGGAGAAGTCTCACTTCACTTGTCTTAAGGGGACGTCGACTTCGCTACATGTTCATGTACATGCACAATACTGCGACTGCTACTGCCACTTCCGTATTGAGACACCATTGGATTTGTTGAACAGatccaattttaaaaatgtatatcttTTGAAACTGCTAATAGTAATCCTGCACACcttctttgctttgctttgctttgctttgctttgtgtcgttcttgttgtggacacTGCCGAAACGGACTTTCCCGTGTGGGATCCGCAATTCTATAACTGCGCAATTGGATAATCAAATGTAGGGTTGCGGAGCCCCATGGTCCATCCCATCATTCACCCTCCAACTGTTGCATCTGTGTTAAAGTTCTTCGATTCATCCGTGTATCTATTTCTCTACCTATCGATTTCATTCATCTCCGATACCTTTTTGACGCATTTCAAGGTGAGTAAGAAGTGCACCAACCTGCTCTGTGTGCGTCATCGCGAGGCTTGAAACCAGCGTCCGGAATTGGAGTTGGACCTTGTCGCTCGTTCTCCTCGTTTGTTCCACAAACGTCCTCCTCGTGCTCTGCAATCATTCTTGCGCACGTTCGGTTTCCACTCACGCTTGCTAAGCTCTTTTTAGCTTTAGCTTTAGCATTAGCGGACTCACAGAAGacagcaaattagggttccacGACAGAAATATATATACGGGATTTAAGAGTTCACGACAGAGAATCAGAGCAATGTACTGATTTCGTGACATTATTTCCCGTGagccttttgttttttcatttccgGTAGACGGAACCGAGCCAACCGAGTTTGTGCATTTCTCGTGCATCACTGCCTCCTTTGATGTGTGCGCGTCATTACACGCCAAATCTCCTGAGGACGTCCTGGCTTCTCTCCTCCTTTGGCAAACTGTAATCTCACATCCTAGTTGAACGGATTATGTTTCATTGCGCCCGTTGCGGTTCGTCATTGCTTCATTTCCCCCCTTGGAACTTCAAGGGTGTAATGACACCTCCACGCCTGAGGGAGGCAGTAAAGCATCAATATGACGCAATCGTCGTTGGTCGTGTGCCGGAAGTAAAacgagaaaaagaaaagcaaacacTTGAGCGAGACGGCCTGCATCAGATCAGATCCACTTTTTGCGTTTATTACGACACCATTTGCTCCGTCTTCAGTTAATATTTGGTTTATATGACATAGTAAGCATCATTCGTTATTAATGTTCGGATCAACTCGTCTCGGTGAACGTTGAAGCCTCCCGAAGtagcttagctcgctagctgccAAGCGAGCGACGAGCGTGAGAGTGCGAAGCGTTGCGATTCTCGCGTGAAAATGTGTAAAGTGGAAATGCTGAGAGCGCTGCTGAATCAGCGGCTGAGTGCGGCCGTCGAAGAAATATTTGCGGTTTTTGCGAGAACCATCacggagtacgaggaggaactttgtcggaccaaagaggagaacgagcgaCAACGTCAACTGCTGGACGCTGTTTTCAAAAAGCCTCGACACGTACCAGGTTTCTTCATTTCGTCCTCTCGCATGTTTAGACACGTGTCGTGGGAGAAGGATACCGTTGACCTTTGCGTGCCCCCGCCCCAAACTTAGTAAAGCACACTTTTCGGAAGTATTCCATCAAGCCGTGCTTGTGCAGTTGTCCAAATATATAATAACGCTTGCGGCAAGATggatccatacatccattttctaccgtttatccgaggtcgggtcgcgggggcagtagctttagcagggacacccatacttccctctccccagccacttcatccggcTCTTCCGGGGGCATCCCGAGGCGTTCGCGAGCCGGCCGAAGGACGtggtctctccggcgtgtcctgggtcgttcccgggatctcctcccggtgggacgtgcccggaacacctcaccggggaggcgtccgaatcagatgccccggccacctcatctggctcctctcgatgtgaaggagcagcggcccgactctgagctcctcccggatgaccgagcttctcacccgttctgtaagggagagcccggacaccctgtggaggaaactcatttcgggccgctcgtatccgggatctcgttctttgggtcacgacccgcagctcgtgaccattggtgagggtaggaacgtacatcgaccggtaaatggagagcgtcgcctttcggcttagctccttctttgcCACAACGggccgatccgcctgtcgatctcccgttccgttcttccctcactcgtgaacaagaccccgagatacttgaactcctccacttggggcaggatctcatccccgacccggagagggcacgccgcccttttccgaccgaggaccacggtctcagattcggaggtgccgattctcatcccagccgcttcacactcggccgcgaaccgctccggtgagagttggaggtcaggGCTCGATGAAGCCGACaggaccacatcatctgcagaaagcagagatgcaatactgaggccaccgaaccggacctgcgcctagaaattctgtccatcaaagttacgaacagaatcggtgacaaagggcagccttggcggagtccaaccctcaccgggaaggAGTCCGACTTACCGCCGGAtacgcggaccaaactctgactccggtcgtacgggGACCCAACAGCCcgcattattttttgttgtcattccaAATTGAAGTTTACCGTGAAACTGACACACGAGGCAAAAGAGAATTCAACACGATATGTTTCAACTTTCCAAAGTCAGCTACATTTAAGcagaaaaatcatttcaaacgcTGGACATTCGAATAGAATTTTGCACCGATCTTCCGGTAAttctaaacacacacagagcagcaacacgtacaaacagagcatacaacagtACTCGCATCTTCTCTGCTATGTGGAAAAGTAGCGGGGGACCTTCTCCGCCTCGTCTTCGTGTTTTGAAGGATGCTGCATCTCTTCCGGTCGACCTCAGCGCCGCCCGGCACGTCGCAACGCAACGCCCTGGGCGGCACTGAAGCCGCGCAATTTCCAAATTCGGGCTCGCTCGTGTGCTGTCAAATGCCATTCAAAAACCAGTCGCTTCAAAAGCCGCGATCTCGCGGCGGCACAAACGATGAGCCGTATCGTAGCGTTCCGCAGTAACGTGACGTGTTCGTCTTCTTTTGTCCTTCAGACGTCTGCGAAGAAGAGCTTCGCCCCGAGCGGCAGGAGTCGAGCTCCGGGCCGGAGCGGGAGGGGCCGCGGCCCCCCTGCATTAAAGTGGAAGAGGAGGGAGGCCACCTTCAAGGGCCGGACTTCTCGGTCTATCGCGTCATTGTAAAAAGTGAGGACGACGAGGACAAAGGTCAGCGAGAGGCGGAGCCGGCGAGCGGCAGCTCGGGTCGTCGCGCGGCGACACGAGGCGGACGATCGAAAGCGAACAGCCGCTTGGCTCCGCTTTCGGATAGCGGCGACACGATGTCCGACACCGACGACGAGCGCTCGAAAGGGGACGCGGCGGGTCACGCCGACGACAAACACGTCAAATGCGCTCAGTGTGACAAAACGTTCGGAAACAAGAGGAATCTGAAACGACACATGAGATGTCACACGGGAGAGAAACCTTTCCTGTGCTCGGATTGCGGCAAAAGATTCTCCCGCAAGGATTATTTAATCACGCACACGAGAAAACACACGGGGGAAAAACCTTTCTCCTGCTCGGTCTGCAACTCGAGTTTTACTTTTCAGTCCGCCTTGTTTCAACACATGGAAACTCACTTCGGGGAGAAGCCGCAATGTCCCCAATGCGACAAAACCTTCGGCAACAAGAGAAATCTGATAAGGCACATGAGGCGCCACACGGGGGAAAAGCCCTGCGTCTGCTCCTTCTGCGGCGAAAGATTCTCCCTGAAGAGAAGTTTGATAAGACACATCAGAACGCACATCGGAGAAAAAACCTTCTCCTGCTCCGTCTGCAACACGACTTTCTGCTATCAGTCGGGTTTGAGTAAGCACATGAAGAAACACGCCGGCGACGACGCGCAACTCAAGCGCGTGTGATTTGCGCCCGGCGCCGTCTTTCAAGTCCTTCGTAGCCGCGCACTAGTACGCTCTTTTCCTCACGCTAGTAAAACGACTCAGTGTCTCGCTAGTCATGTTTTGCCCCGCCAGCCGGTGACTTTTTTCGCACACGAGTCGGAGACGTTCTGGCAAACCCGTCGCACAACTACGTCTCCCTAACCGCGCGCCGGTTGACGACTCGTCAAGCGTCAAACTCCGGGTGAACTGGTGAAATTTGATCATGTCGCTCGTACGACAACTCGTGCACAGTTTGGCCTCATGGAGTTGCCCTACTCGTGTCAATAAATGCCATCCAGAAGTGGAGCAATGTAGTGTTACCACTAAGGtgcgttctactagtgcgctgactAAGAGCGTACTAGTAGATATCGATAAATGTTGACTTGGCTTCCATATACGGGAGAGTGTGCGCACATGTACGCAAACACCGACGCGTGTGAATATATCAGCCAGAGGATGGCGTATTTATATCGGACGTGGGGTTCTGTCGCGATGCGCTAAACCCGGCCGAGCTTTCTTTTCTCGATACGTGCTCGATGTGTGTACCTTCGCGCGCTCGCTCGTCACGATAGCAGGGTTTTCATCCGCTCGTTTACAGTGGCACAATAATGGTGCAAACATGCGCTCGGAAGTGACCTCTTGTGGGCAATCGGCGGATAACGCAACACGTTTCCGGGAAGACAAGTGAAACATGGAAAAAGCTGCAACCCCAAATTGGACTTCAGAAGAATGACGCTCGTTACCGGCCAGTGCCACCATGCGCTgcgctgggggggggggctcttcaGGTCTCGGGACTTcgagtatttctttttcttcttgattGTTCAACATCTTGCTGTCTTCTGAAGCAGAATGAACTACGCCGGGAGCGACACGAGGAACGGCATTAACGGCGATGGCAACAGATGCGGACGGGCGCACTTTTCCCATCCGTGGCCTTACCGAAGTaaacgtcgtcgtcgtcgttgtcgTTTGGGTCAAATAAGAATCATCTGCGGTAAATGTGTTGCGTCTTGTGTCACTTTGAAAAACACCCCATTCTGGTTTGACAAAATGTTCTGTCTCatctgaaaaaacaacaacacacaagtaAGCGCTGTTTACTTATAAGGCTACGAGAACACTTGTTGTTCTCGGTAAGAGCGCAATGTAAGTTCATcagagatggaaatgttctcgtcactattttgtgtgcagatcaAAATGCTTATTGTATAGAATTAACTGtaccaacaaaaaacaacaagttaAATTGTGTGCTTGTACATGTAGAACACATTTTATAACTATTATAGATGGATATGAATAGAATAATCATATTTTTCTTCACCgacaaaaagaaaagt carries:
- the LOC133466495 gene encoding zinc finger and SCAN domain-containing protein 2-like, which gives rise to MCKVEMLRALLNQRLSAAVEEIFAVFARTITEYEEELCRTKEENERQRQLLDAVFKKPRHVPDVCEEELRPERQESSSGPEREGPRPPCIKVEEEGGHLQGPDFSVYRVIVKSEDDEDKGQREAEPASGSSGRRAATRGGRSKANSRLAPLSDSGDTMSDTDDERSKGDAAGHADDKHVKCAQCDKTFGNKRNLKRHMRCHTGEKPFLCSDCGKRFSRKDYLITHTRKHTGEKPFSCSVCNSSFTFQSALFQHMETHFGEKPQCPQCDKTFGNKRNLIRHMRRHTGEKPCVCSFCGERFSLKRSLIRHIRTHIGEKTFSCSVCNTTFCYQSGLSKHMKKHAGDDAQLKRV